Proteins from one Anopheles nili chromosome 2, idAnoNiliSN_F5_01, whole genome shotgun sequence genomic window:
- the LOC128720773 gene encoding outer dense fiber protein 3-like protein 2 yields MSQKNRGPGPAAYMLPTEVGYNQHDPRKDRKPMYTMRPPAKLNYQTLGPGPATYDLKKQTRIGGPRDPIYSLAARLKEMKQEQIPGPGAHNNHIVPTMKCKRPPMYSFGQRLDVANKDVSPAANRYDGLVYMIRPKAPCYSMRGPTKQIHALEGPGPAGYGPTSRNVTHKRSPNYSLRGGHPCFTERTPHPGPNRYGLMNLRMDTTAPNYSFGIKHPDWKDPMIIPGDNC; encoded by the exons ATGAGCCAAAAGAATCGTGGTCCTGGTCCGGCGGCGTATATGCTGCCTACCGAAGTTGGATATAATCAACATGATCCTCGAAAAGATCGAAAACCGATGTACACGATGCGGCCTCCTGCTAAATTGAACTATCAAACACTCGGTCCTGGACCTGCAACATATGACCTTAAGAAGCAAACAAGAATAGGAGGTCCTCGAGATCCAATATACTCGCTCGCTGCTAGGCTGAAAGAAATGAAGCAAGAACAAATCCCGGGACCGGGAGCGCACAACAACCATATCGTGCCAACTATGAAATGCAAACGTCCCCCGATGTATAGCTTCGGACAGCGCTTGGATGTTGCCAACAAGGATGTAAGTCCAGCAGCGAACCGGTACGATGGGCTCGTTTACATGATTCGTCCGAAGGCACCGTGCTACTCAAT GAGAGGACCCACGAAGCAAATCCATGCTCTAGAAGGACCAGGTCCGGCCGGGTATGGGCCAACCTCACGCAATGTAACGCACAAGCGTTCTCCGAACTATTCCTTGCGAGGAGGCCATCCTTGCTTCACGGAGCGAACGCCACATCCTGGTCCCAATCGATACGGTCTGATGAACCTGCGCATGGACACAACTGCACCAAACTACAGTTTTGGGATCAAGCATCCGGACTGGAAGGATCCAATGATTATTCCTGGTGATAATTGCTAG